One region of Populus trichocarpa isolate Nisqually-1 chromosome 4, P.trichocarpa_v4.1, whole genome shotgun sequence genomic DNA includes:
- the LOC7468382 gene encoding stress-induced protein KIN1, producing MADNTQKMSYQAGETKGQAQEKASNLMDRADNAAQSAKESVQEAGQQVRAKTQEAVEGVKNATGMNK from the exons ATGGCTGACAACACCCAGAAGATGAGCTACCAAGCTGGTGAGACCAAAGGCCAAGCTCAG GAGAAGGCCAGCAACTTGATGGACAGAGCTGACAATGCTGCTCAATCTGCAAAGGAATCAGTGCAAGAG GCTGGTCAGCAGGTGAGGGCTAAGACACAGGAAGCTGTTGAAGGAGTAAAGAATGCAACTGGCATGAACAAGTGA
- the LOC18097634 gene encoding NAC domain-containing protein 101 — MDFSVPQTLLPGYRFSPTDQELVQFYLYPKVTNPLFITSAPVRDCDIYAYQPLQIWNAFHRLQGEDVFFFTNLKKKSPTSHVTRKIAGGPATWHREDTDRAIGVAIDEHCTVTAIRKSFSYQSTQSGQHGCGWTMYEYSLPSLSQVIVLCQLRRKEDNKSHTQTTKKRRRQADGVDDATNTISQKARVGEGYHQQQITGFEAAAETESEIVYNGVTFDNLESFSHQLVQDFDNDQVAVSSVVSTINVAEPTVSTSRCAENLQPNKVVCIDNDEEPSAIEEDDDYHRELLRLLDFDGGSDLADGVPFIQTTPEADEVH, encoded by the coding sequence ATGGATTTCTCTGTACCGCAAACCCTACTCCCTGGTTACCGCTTCTCTCCCACTGATCAAGAACTGGTCCAATTTTATCTCTACCCAAAGGTCACCAACCCTCTCTTCATCACCTCCGCTCCTGTTAGAGATTGTGACATCTACGCCTATCAACCTCTCCAAATTTGGAACGCCTTCCACAGGCTCCAAGGAGAAgatgtcttcttcttcactaaCCTCAAAAAGAAAAGCCCCACTTCCCATGTCACCCGCAAAATTGCCGGTGGCCCTGCAACATGGCATAGAGAAGACACTGACCGAGCCATCGGTGTTGCTATTGACGAACATTGCACTGTCACAGCCATCAGGAAAAGCTTCAGTTATCAAAGCACTCAGTCTGGCCAACATGGCTGCGGCTGGACAATGTACGAGTATAGCTTGCCATCCCTTTCTCAAGTCATCGTTCTGTGTCAATTGAGAAGGAAAGAAGACAACAAGAGCCACACACAAACGACCAAAAAGAGGAGAAGGCAAGCTGACGGTGTTGATGATGCAACAAACACCATATCTCAGAAGGCCAGGGTTGGTGAAGGCTATCACCAGCAACAGATCACGGGTTTCGAGGCGGCGGCCGAAACTGAATCTGAGATCGTGTATAATGGGGTGACATTTGACAATTTGGAGTCGTTTTCTCATCAACTTGTTCAGGACTTTGACAATGATCAGGTGGCTGTCAGTTCCGTtgtatcaactatcaacgttgcAGAACCAACTGTATCCACTTCAAGGTGTGCAGAGAACTTGCAACCAAATAAGGTCGTGTGCATCGACAATGATGAGGAGCCTTCTGCAATAGAGGAGGATGATGATTACCATCGAGAGCTTCTTCGACTGCTGGATTTCGATGGTGGCTCTGACTTGGCAGATGGCGTTCCGTTCATTCAAACAACACCTGAGGCTGATGAGGTTCATTAA